One part of the Bacteroidales bacterium genome encodes these proteins:
- a CDS encoding NAD(P)-dependent oxidoreductase: protein MKRVLITGASGFIGSFLVEEAIKREFEVFAGVRASSSRAYLKQPELVFFESNLADKYAIKKTLINYKNKYGKFDYIIHNAGLTKSCNTSDFEKVNVQITKNLIEALSELNIIPEKFIYISSLAAYGPGDELTLQAIKDTDLPNPDSLYGKSKLKAEQFLKSFGNIPHLIFRPTGVYGPREKDFYVLFKTINQGLETFIGSTEQYISLIYIKDLTRLIFDALESNTVNKSYFLSDLENHTALKFNAIIKQVLNKKTIRIVFPKQLVKLIALINGKLSCAFGKVATLNSEKYKEISCKNWLCDSSATVSDFGFKPEYNLEKGVRETIAWYKKENLL from the coding sequence ATGAAAAGAGTACTAATCACAGGCGCTAGCGGATTTATCGGTAGTTTCTTAGTTGAAGAGGCTATAAAGCGAGAATTTGAAGTCTTTGCTGGCGTACGCGCTTCAAGTAGTAGAGCCTATCTGAAACAGCCCGAACTTGTATTTTTTGAATCTAATTTGGCTGATAAATATGCCATAAAAAAAACCTTAATTAATTATAAAAATAAATACGGAAAGTTTGATTATATCATACACAATGCCGGATTAACAAAATCTTGTAATACATCTGATTTTGAAAAAGTTAATGTTCAAATAACCAAGAATCTTATTGAAGCTTTATCGGAACTAAATATTATTCCCGAAAAATTTATTTATATAAGTAGTCTTGCTGCTTATGGACCAGGCGATGAGCTTACGCTACAAGCCATAAAAGATACGGATTTACCAAATCCAGATTCATTATACGGAAAAAGTAAGCTTAAGGCAGAGCAGTTTCTTAAATCATTTGGAAACATTCCTCACCTAATCTTTAGACCAACAGGTGTTTACGGCCCCCGAGAAAAAGATTTCTATGTTTTGTTCAAAACCATAAATCAAGGACTCGAAACCTTTATCGGATCAACAGAACAATATATTTCATTAATCTATATTAAAGATTTAACACGTCTCATATTTGATGCTTTAGAATCCAATACGGTAAATAAATCTTATTTCCTATCTGATTTGGAGAATCACACCGCATTAAAATTCAATGCTATTATTAAGCAGGTCTTAAATAAAAAGACTATCCGTATCGTATTCCCAAAACAATTGGTGAAGCTAATAGCACTTATCAATGGGAAATTATCTTGTGCTTTTGGGAAAGTAGCAACTTTAAATTCCGAGAAATACAAAGAAATAAGTTGTAAAAACTGGCTGTGCGATAGTAGTGCTACAGTAAGCGATTTTGGTTTTAAACCAGAATATAACTTAGAAAAAGGCGTTCGGGAAACAATAGCTTGGTATAAAAAAGAGAACTTATTATAG
- a CDS encoding inositol phosphorylceramide synthase produces the protein MEFQRFTKTNILTNSLIVIIYLLWTNIIGGIRPEHYFLVVLWVVMFYSFDTSRRIVIGFSIFIIFWIIYDSMRIIPNYEVSTVHIKEPYLFEKYLFGINFNGELLTPNEYFARISNKFMDFISGFFYINWMPVPIGFGIYLFIKDKYLFLKFSIAFLLVNLVGFSIYYIYPAAPPWYVELYGFDLHFGIPGNRAGLARFDELVGIPVFANIYNKNANVLAAMPSLHASYPVIVLFYAIKKRLGWINVLFAIFMLGIWFSAVYSGHHYIIDVTLGICIAIITVTLFELATKYSFFEKPIKKLTKIITIDKFN, from the coding sequence ATGGAGTTTCAAAGATTTACAAAAACAAATATACTAACTAATAGCTTAATTGTTATTATTTACTTATTATGGACCAATATCATTGGAGGAATTAGACCGGAGCATTATTTTCTCGTAGTTTTGTGGGTAGTAATGTTTTATTCTTTCGATACTAGTCGAAGAATAGTTATAGGCTTTTCAATATTTATTATTTTTTGGATTATTTATGATTCTATGAGAATTATACCTAATTACGAAGTATCTACAGTTCACATCAAAGAGCCGTATCTCTTTGAGAAGTATTTGTTTGGGATTAATTTTAATGGGGAATTATTAACTCCCAATGAATATTTTGCTAGAATCAGTAATAAATTTATGGATTTTATTTCGGGCTTTTTCTATATAAATTGGATGCCTGTACCAATTGGTTTTGGTATATATTTGTTTATCAAAGATAAATATCTTTTTCTTAAATTTTCTATAGCTTTTTTACTTGTTAACCTAGTGGGATTTTCAATTTATTATATTTACCCTGCTGCTCCCCCTTGGTACGTAGAACTTTATGGTTTCGATTTACATTTTGGTATACCCGGGAATAGAGCCGGATTGGCAAGATTTGATGAATTAGTAGGAATTCCCGTCTTTGCAAATATTTATAATAAAAATGCAAATGTTTTAGCTGCAATGCCTTCATTACACGCATCCTATCCTGTAATTGTACTTTTTTATGCTATAAAAAAACGTTTAGGATGGATAAATGTATTATTTGCCATATTTATGTTAGGGATTTGGTTTTCTGCTGTTTATTCAGGTCATCATTATATAATTGATGTAACCCTAGGCATATGCATTGCTATTATTACCGTTACACTATTTGAATTAGCAACGAAATATTCATTTTTCGAGAAACCGATAAAAAAACTTACTAAAATTATTACTATAGATAAGTTTAACTAA
- a CDS encoding DUF4833 domain-containing protein gives MKLTFSIMIVLFGLVSVNDTERSNYPTPPESEEMLFYIQRNHNSNTIVYTANFDEKGDLVEDKPVDVYWIRYEEDGRRMELRDIEKLFAYGVKSTKIETKENKYKIKLVADDERDFQLVQEAPFKAVIYTLINNKPSRLKHLYIFADNSGFWPKVKYIELFGEDSKTRKSCYEKRYTD, from the coding sequence ATGAAGTTGACGTTCAGCATAATGATTGTTTTGTTTGGCTTAGTATCCGTAAATGATACCGAGCGAAGCAATTATCCTACACCTCCGGAAAGTGAAGAAATGCTGTTTTATATACAGCGAAACCATAATAGTAATACCATTGTTTACACGGCTAATTTTGATGAAAAGGGGGATTTAGTTGAAGATAAACCCGTAGATGTTTACTGGATTCGGTATGAAGAAGACGGACGAAGAATGGAATTGCGAGATATTGAAAAACTCTTTGCCTATGGTGTCAAAAGCACTAAGATTGAAACCAAGGAGAATAAATATAAAATTAAACTTGTAGCTGATGATGAAAGAGATTTTCAATTGGTTCAAGAAGCTCCTTTTAAAGCGGTTATCTATACCTTAATTAATAACAAACCATCACGATTGAAACATTTGTATATTTTTGCTGATAATTCAGGATTCTGGCCAAAAGTTAAATATATAGAATTGTTTGGTGAGGATAGTAAAACTAGAAAGAGTTGTTACGAGAAGAGATACACTGATTGA